Genomic DNA from Gorilla gorilla gorilla isolate KB3781 chromosome 13, NHGRI_mGorGor1-v2.1_pri, whole genome shotgun sequence:
tgacagagtgagactccgtctcaaaaaaaaaatacaaaattagccaggtgtggtggcgcatgcctgtaatcctagctacttgggaggctgaggcaggaaaattgcttgaacccaggaggtggaggttgcagtgagctaagatcacactattgcactccagcctgggcaacaagagcgaagctccataTTAGGCCGGGTGTgctagctcacgcctgtatttccagcactttgggaggccgaggtgagtggatcacctgaggtcaggagtttaagatcagcctggccaacatggtgaaaccctgtctctaccaaaaatacaaaaattagccaggcgtggtggcgggcacctgtaatcccagccgctcgggaggctgaggcaggagaattgcttgaactcaggaggcgaaggttgcagtgagccgagatcgcaccattgcactccagcctgggcaacaagagtgaaactccatctcaaaaaaaaagaaaagaaaagaaaagaaaaggtatggtaaaaatacagtataaaagataaaaagtggtacacctgtatagggcacttaccatgaggGGAGCTTGCAGGACtctgggtgagtgggtgagtgagccGTAGATGGATGTGAAGGCCGAGGGCATTGCTGTACATAGACTTTAGAAACACGgtgcacttaggctacactaagtttactttacacatttttctctgggaggctgaggcggaggatcccttgagcccaggagtttgagaccagcccaggcaacttggcaaaaccctatctcagcaaaaaatacaaaaattagctggatgtggtagcacgggcctgtagtcccagctgctcagaggctcaggtgggaggatcacttgagcccaggaggtcgaggctgcagtgagccatgatcgtgccaccgtgcttcagcctgggcgacagtgagatcctgtctcaaaatctgtgtgtgtgtgtgtgtgtgtgtgtgtggcactattttttactttttaaactcttgttaaaaactaagaaactCACACATTAGCCTAGACCTGACAGGATCATGCGTATCACTGtctccacctccacatcttgtccaaCTGGAagatcttcaggggcaataacaagCACGAAGCTGTCATCTCTaagataacaatgccttctggaAAACCTCCTGAAGGACccgcctgaggctgttttacagataacttTGTTTTAGTGGAAGGAATACAGtgtaaaataactattaaaagcatagtataggctgggtgtggtggctcacacctataatccccagcactttgggaggccgaggcgggagggtcgcttgagtccaggagttcgagaccagcctctccaaaatatcaaaattacccaggcatggtggtgtgctcctttagttccagctattcaggaggctgaggtggcaggattgcttgagcccaggaggttgaggctgcagtgagctgtgactgtgccaccgccctccagcctgagtgagactctgtctcaattaaaaatataaagtatagtaaatatataatctggtaacatagttgtttattaagtattatgtGCTGTACTTTCATATGACTGGCAGCGTAGTGAGTttatttacaccagcatcaccacaaacgtgAGTAATGTGTTGCACTATGACATTACGATGGCTTTGAATTCAGTAGGTAGTAGGCTCCATTACACTCTTATGAAAGgaggtggctgggcgcggtggctcacgcctgtaatcccagtactttgggaggccgaggcgggtggatcacgaggtcaggaaatcgagactatcctggctaacacggtgaaaccccatctctactaaaaatacaaaaaattagctgggcctggtggcaggagcctgtagtcccagctactcaggaggctgaggcaggagaatggcgtgaacccgggaggcggaagttgcagtgagctgagatcgtgccactgcactccagcctgggtgacagagcgagactccgtctcaaaaaaaaaaaaaagggagatgaGTCATCAAACCTGTGTGTGTAAGAGCTTGGCCAGACTCCTTCAGCCTTTGGTATTCCTTCCACCAAGGGAACACAacagcttttcattttttttttaggctgGAAGATTATATCTGGATCACCACCTGAGCGAGCCCTTTCTGAAGCTTCATTCCAAGACCCATGTGTGGAGATGCCCCCTGGGGATTCAGACCACGGGACCAGTGACCTTGAGAAGAGCTTCAATCTGAGACCAGTCCTCTCTCCACAACAGAGAGTGCCCATGGAAGCGAGACCTCACAAATGTGAGACACACACCAAGAGCTTCAAGAACTCGGAAATCCTGAAACCtcacagagcaaaaccatatgcatgtaatgaatgtggcaaagccttcagTTACTGttcttccctttctcagcatcagAAGAgccacactggagagaagccctatgagtgcagtgaatgtgggaaggccttcagCCAGAGCTCATCTCTCATTCAGCACCAGAggattcacactggagagaaaccttacaagtgcaGTGAATGTGGAAGAGCCTTCAGCCAGAACGCCAACCTCACCAAACACCAGCGAACCCACACCGGAGAGAAGCCCTACAGATGCAGCGACTGTGAGAAAGCCTTCAGTGACTGCTCAGCTCTTGTTcagcatcagagaattcataccgGAGAGAAGCCCTACGAATGCAGCGACTGTGGGAAGGCCTTCCGTCACAGTGCAAACCTCACAAACCATCAGAGGACTCACACCGGGGAGAAGCCCTACAAGTGCAGCGAGTGTGGGAAGGCCTTCAGTTACTGCGCAGCGTTCATTCAGCACCAGAGGATTCACACCGGGGAGAAGCCCTACAGATGTGCCGCATGTGGGAAGGCCTTCAGCCAGAGTGCAAACCTCACAAACCATCAGAGGACTCACACTGGGGAGAAACCCTACAAGTGCAGCGAGTGTGGGAAGGCCTTCAGCCAGAGCACCAATCTCATAATCCACCAAAAGACCCACACCGGGGAGAAGCCatataaatgtaatgaatgtgggaaattCTTCAGTGAGAGCTCAGCCCTCATTCGGCATCACATAATCCACACCGGAGAAAAACCTTATGAGTGTAATGAGTGTGGTAAAGCGTTTAACCAGAGCTCATCCCTTAGTCAGCATCAGAGAATCCACACAGGCGTGAAACCCTACGAATGCAGCGAGTGTGGGAAGGCCTTCCGGTGCAGCTCTGCCTTCATTAGACATCAGAGACTCCACGCCGGAGAGTAACTAGGAACATGGTAGAAGTGGAGAGAGTCCCGGACATGCCGACTCAGGACAGATGGGTGAGGATCTGAGAAATGCTAAAGGCTTGAAAGCATCTGAAGACATCTAACTTAGAGTCTGCAGCCCAGAGCCACATGCAAAACACCTTCAATAAACAGCCACTATTTCACATGCTGTATGTGGACGCTCAGCTCTCTAACACCTTCTTTCTGTAAGCATCAAAAGATCAGGGCTCCACTCGATTGCAGGTTTGCCTTTATTCAGATAGTGGGCCAAAGCACTTTATTTGGTAAGCAATCCAGAAACCTGAGTTTATTCAGAGTAAGTGACCAAATCAATGAGTAAAGAACTTGGCTCCTACATCAAAGCCAAGTCTTTGGGCAATGCTGGCAGTTTCTCCTGGAAGTAATGAGAAATGTTGTGAAAGAACTCAGCGCATTGGCCAGAAATGATTGAAAAACCATCAAATTTGGGGCAGCAGGAGGTGTAAATACAAGTGAGAAAAGGGATTCTAGAGCCACCTATGAAATACCACAATCTCCTGGAGGTGGGGAACATTCCTTGATGTTCCAAAACTGAGAAAAGCACAGCCAGGGCCAGCCTTTGTAGAGTTTGTTGCTGTTAGAGCCCAcccaggcagatcacaaggtcaggagtttgagaccagcctgaccaacatggtgaaaccccatctctactaaaaatacaaaaacttgccgggtatggtggcatgtgcctataatcccagctactcaggaggctgaagcaggagaatcacttgaactcaggaggcagaggttgcagtgggccaagattgtaacactgcactccagcctgggcgagagcgagactccatctcaacaaaaaaagagcACACCCAGAGGCTACTGGTGTTGAGGGTAGAGCGTGCTGCTAATGAACCAAGAGGCACATCCCTTTCCATGGAGAATAGGAAGCCCCGAGAATGGGGAGGTGTGTGACAGCCATGCTGGACTCAGAGGCAGGTGTCATAAACTGCCCCAGGCTCCTCATTCTCCCATCTCCCTCATGGAGAACAGTTGTGTTCCCCTTGTATTGGAGATCCAGATTTTTGCCTTTGGCCTGCTTACTGTCTGTTTCCTTGGTGACTTGGTAGTCCCTTCTAGGACACTGGCACAAAAGTGCCAGCCCCTCActcatcacctaggctggagtgcagtggtacaatcatagctagCTGAAGTCTCTACTCCTgcaccctcctacctcagcatcctaagtagccaggcacacacaccaccatacccagctagttttttggaGAACgtgtctggctatgttgcccaggctggtcttaattcctgacctcaaggaatGCTCCTGccagagcctcccaaagtgctgggattgaggcACAAGCCACTGTATCCGAAATAGAATCCTCTCCCTAACTCAGGAGGTCCAGGTAGTTAGTCCTTTCCACTTAAGGCAGTTCTCCAACCTGAGGTGACATAAAAGCACTGACCTAGAGACACTGGCAAAAACTAATGTGCAAAGAAATGAGTCATATAGGGGAAATCAATTTCTCTGGGCTACAACTTCCAACTCCCTTTACTCCAGTACCCAGAATCCTCTCCCAGGTGGTgcttccagctgctcaggagtgcTTTAGGGTTCATTGCAAAACAAAAGGGAGTGATGAACACAGGCTCTAGAAAGTTCATCAGAAGGAACAGAACTGTGGGAAGACGAGACTTGAGAAACGTGAGACAGCAGAAAATACTTTAAGCCACATGAGTTCAGAGGAAAGGTTGGAGTAACAGTTTATAGTTACTTCAACAGATGACGTGAACCTCACTTTCATAGGACCAAAGGATTAGTCCAGGACTCGGAGAGTGGTCAGGTCAGTGGTTCTGAGCCCTGGCTGTGCACTGGAATGGCTAGCAAAACGGATGCTGGGCCCCCAACCCACTCATAACTTCAGTTGGTCGGGGATGGAGAGCTACACTCCCCATGTGTTCCAGTTTTGTTAGAGCATTTCTTAGGAAAGGCTTCATGATAGTCTACAAAAAGTgcttcctggccaggcatggtggctcatgcctataatcccaacactttgggaggccaaaggcaggcatatcaagaggtcaggagttcgagaccggcctgaccaacatggagaaaccctgtctttactaaaaataaaaattagccgggcatggtagcacgtgcctgtaatcccagctacttaggaggctgaggctggagaattgcttgaatctggaaggcagaggttgtggtgagccgagattgcaccattgcactccagcctgggcaacgagcgaaactctgtctcaaaaaaaaaggaaagaaaggcttCCTTTCTGAGCTCAGCCCAGCCCATACAGGGCAGTTTTGTTACCCACCATAAGGTGCTTGTTACTTCTCCACAGGTTCTGCCACCCTGACCCCACTGACCACCCCACAAAGGAGCTAGCTCCCTCAAGGAAGACGCCACACCAGAAAATCCACCAGTTGTCAAATGAtcctttattgaaatattttcctttgtgcttAACTctgtgggaaagaaaaaaaaaaaatcagtaagaagtTTAAAAGGATTATCCCACCCCACCAGTAACCATTTCCAAAACTTCCCAGCTTATCTCTGTGAGTACACTGGGTGGCCCCCCTTTCACCCCTACTGTAACAATGAAAATGTCACTTACGGCTGGGCATTCCACAGCACCACTGTTGATGTCATCGATGATGTCATGAGGGTGGCGGCCATCAACATTACAGCCCACAGACTGGGCAGTCCCCAGGATCTCTTTAATGGTTCCTTTAAGTAAAGAAATGGTGGCATTGGAGGTGCTGGCTCAGTCCCTCACAATCCGCAGATACTGGGGAATACTGAAGGGGTTCATAGCAGGCAATGGAAGGAATGAGGTTCCTGCTCCCCTAATATAGAATATAGAGCTCCATCTAGTTCCATAACCCGGAATGCAAAGCTTCCATGGGTCCTTGATGCTCAGATTAAACACATCCATCCTTTCAGTCCCAGAAAACTGCACCCCATCTTGGGTCTCACTGAGCACCCTTCAAGTAAGAAGAATGTCATCACTCAGTGAAAAACACAACTACAGTTACAGCGGTTACATGTTGTCCTGCTCTTACCAGAGAGTTCTCTGGCTAAGGATCGGTGCCGCATCTGTCGAGCAATGTTGACGATCTCATCAAAAGTGATATTCCCACTGTGTTTAActgcagaagaggaaacagcaaaAGCTCTTTTAAAGTCTGAAGCCAAAGCAGATCATGTGTCCTTCATTTCGTTTCTAGGCTGTTCCCATGCTTTCGGCACAGAGTCATCCACATGAAGAACAACCCTGTTTCCTAAGCTGGGGTTTACTATCAGCTCACCACTGGATTGCACCAGCCAACAGAGacctggtcaggtgcagtggcgggTGGCTGAGGGCAAAACCAAGCCTTCACAAATCTGACATGGCAGAAACTGTTTTAGAGAACTGACAAGCTTAAATTGCCAGGGAGTTAAACTGCCCAGTACCTGCCAGCTGTATGTGGTCTCCTGATTATAGATCATTATTGCTGACATCTTCCTCCCACATGCACTGATTGGGGCCTGCCCCACACAGGGACTacatggcactttttttttttttttgagacagagtctcactgtcacccaggctggagtgcagtggcacaatcttggctcactgctacaacctccacctcctgggttcgagtgattctcctgcctcagccgtctgagtagccaggactacaggcgagcaccaccaggctaattttgtattttttggtggagatggggtttcaccatgttggccaggctggtctcgaactcctggtctcaattgatccacctgcctcagcctcccagtgctgggattacaggtgtgagccacccagcaTACATGGCACTTTTTGATACTACCTGGCTCTAGCAGCCCTAACCATATCAACACCCAATACCCATGTCAACCCCAGGTTTCCTTTAAGGGAAAACACAGCCACA
This window encodes:
- the ZNF79 gene encoding zinc finger protein 79 isoform X3; this translates as MAAGLLTAGPRGSTFFSSVTVAFAQEGWRCLVSTPRDRFKEGIPGKSRSLVLLGLPVSQPGMNSQLEQREGAWMLEGEDLRSPSPGWKIISGSPPERALSEASFQDPCVEMPPGDSDHGTSDLEKSFNLRPVLSPQQRVPMEARPHKCETHTKSFKNSEILKPHRAKPYACNECGKAFSYCSSLSQHQKSHTGEKPYECSECGKAFSQSSSLIQHQRIHTGEKPYKCSECGRAFSQNANLTKHQRTHTGEKPYRCSDCEKAFSDCSALVQHQRIHTGEKPYECSDCGKAFRHSANLTNHQRTHTGEKPYKCSECGKAFSYCAAFIQHQRIHTGEKPYRCAACGKAFSQSANLTNHQRTHTGEKPYKCSECGKAFSQSTNLIIHQKTHTGEKPYKCNECGKFFSESSALIRHHIIHTGEKPYECNECGKAFNQSSSLSQHQRIHTGVKPYECSECGKAFRCSSAFIRHQRLHAGE
- the ZNF79 gene encoding zinc finger protein 79 isoform X1 produces the protein MLEEGVLPSPDPALPQEENTGEEGMAAGLLTAGPRGSTFFSSVTVAFAQEGWRCLVSTPRDRFKEGIPGKSRSLVLLGLPVSQPGMNSQLEQREGAWMLEGEDLRSPSPGWKIISGSPPERALSEASFQDPCVEMPPGDSDHGTSDLEKSFNLRPVLSPQQRVPMEARPHKCETHTKSFKNSEILKPHRAKPYACNECGKAFSYCSSLSQHQKSHTGEKPYECSECGKAFSQSSSLIQHQRIHTGEKPYKCSECGRAFSQNANLTKHQRTHTGEKPYRCSDCEKAFSDCSALVQHQRIHTGEKPYECSDCGKAFRHSANLTNHQRTHTGEKPYKCSECGKAFSYCAAFIQHQRIHTGEKPYRCAACGKAFSQSANLTNHQRTHTGEKPYKCSECGKAFSQSTNLIIHQKTHTGEKPYKCNECGKFFSESSALIRHHIIHTGEKPYECNECGKAFNQSSSLSQHQRIHTGVKPYECSECGKAFRCSSAFIRHQRLHAGE
- the ZNF79 gene encoding zinc finger protein 79 isoform X2; amino-acid sequence: MLPSPDPALPQEENTGEEGMAAGLLTAGPRGSTFFSSVTVAFAQEGWRCLVSTPRDRFKEGIPGKSRSLVLLGLPVSQPGMNSQLEQREGAWMLEGEDLRSPSPGWKIISGSPPERALSEASFQDPCVEMPPGDSDHGTSDLEKSFNLRPVLSPQQRVPMEARPHKCETHTKSFKNSEILKPHRAKPYACNECGKAFSYCSSLSQHQKSHTGEKPYECSECGKAFSQSSSLIQHQRIHTGEKPYKCSECGRAFSQNANLTKHQRTHTGEKPYRCSDCEKAFSDCSALVQHQRIHTGEKPYECSDCGKAFRHSANLTNHQRTHTGEKPYKCSECGKAFSYCAAFIQHQRIHTGEKPYRCAACGKAFSQSANLTNHQRTHTGEKPYKCSECGKAFSQSTNLIIHQKTHTGEKPYKCNECGKFFSESSALIRHHIIHTGEKPYECNECGKAFNQSSSLSQHQRIHTGVKPYECSECGKAFRCSSAFIRHQRLHAGE